A window of the Roseburia sp. 831b genome harbors these coding sequences:
- a CDS encoding TrmH family RNA methyltransferase, with protein sequence MTNIVKITDYNAAELDIYARKKESQLLHYYEPKQGIFIAESPIVITRALDAGYEPLSFLVDEAELKTEMAAALLSRCPDTLVYTAEASILKQITGFELTRGMLCAMHRRELPSVEEVCANAKRIAVLEDVVNPTNIGAIFRSAAALNMDAVLLTPACSDPLYRRAIRVSMGTIFQVPWTYFSRKETVWPAEGMDELHRLGFKTVAMALRDDSYSIDDPRLHAEDKLAVILGTEGDGLSNDTIADCDYTVKIPMTHGVDSLNVAAASAVAFWELGRSGKR encoded by the coding sequence ATGACAAATATAGTTAAAATAACAGATTATAATGCAGCAGAATTGGATATTTATGCAAGAAAAAAGGAAAGCCAGCTGTTGCATTACTATGAACCAAAGCAGGGAATTTTTATTGCGGAGAGCCCGATTGTAATTACAAGGGCTCTCGATGCGGGATATGAGCCACTTTCTTTTCTTGTTGATGAGGCAGAACTAAAAACAGAGATGGCGGCGGCGCTTCTTTCGCGCTGCCCGGATACTTTGGTCTATACCGCAGAAGCATCCATTTTAAAACAGATAACCGGATTTGAACTGACAAGGGGAATGCTTTGTGCGATGCATCGAAGAGAGCTTCCTTCTGTGGAGGAGGTTTGTGCTAATGCAAAAAGGATTGCGGTGCTAGAGGATGTCGTAAATCCAACCAATATCGGTGCAATTTTCCGCTCTGCAGCAGCACTCAATATGGATGCGGTATTGTTGACACCGGCATGCAGTGACCCGCTGTATCGCCGGGCAATCCGTGTCAGTATGGGAACAATTTTTCAGGTGCCATGGACTTATTTTTCCAGGAAGGAGACAGTCTGGCCGGCAGAGGGAATGGATGAACTGCACCGACTTGGTTTTAAGACGGTGGCGATGGCGCTCCGGGACGATTCTTATAGTATTGATGATCCAAGGCTTCATGCGGAGGATAAGCTGGCGGTTATTCTTGGAACAGAAGGAGACGGTCTTTCTAACGATACGATTGCAGACTGTGATTATACAGTAAAAATTCCGATGACACATGGAGTAGATTCCTTAAATGTTGCAGCGGCAAGTGCGGTGGCATTCTGGGAGCTGGGTAGAAGCGGAAAAAGATAA
- a CDS encoding DUF2089 family protein encodes MEIDKIPQWILMLEPEDIAFLKNFVLKSGSLKEIARLYEVSYPTVRLRLDKLIQKIELSDKKEEEPFSKFIKGLAVDSVIDLETAKLIIEKYKQEKENRHD; translated from the coding sequence ATGGAGATTGATAAAATACCACAATGGATACTCATGTTAGAGCCGGAGGATATCGCATTTCTTAAGAACTTTGTTTTAAAATCAGGTTCCTTAAAAGAAATTGCACGCTTGTATGAAGTTTCTTATCCGACAGTGAGGTTAAGACTCGATAAGCTCATTCAAAAGATTGAGCTGAGTGACAAAAAGGAAGAAGAGCCATTTTCAAAATTCATCAAAGGGTTAGCAGTTGACTCTGTCATTGATTTAGAAACTGCAAAACTTATCATTGAAAAATACAAACAGGAAAAGGAGAACCGTCATGATTGA
- a CDS encoding starch-binding protein, whose amino-acid sequence MKKQERTALRAGAWLAVFALGIASAPVGYAPLQAEAATLQQKYELLDDVQDSAILHCWNWSYQTIEENMQLIAECGYSAIQTSPCTQPKDYTYDGVVGTDVGTPGVGGSGNWWKLYQPVTFSVCDNGQTWLGTKEELESMCEKAEEYGIKVIVDVVTNHMGNIKGWQNSLSDVSPQVGTYWNEDMLTDESYWHINDYQTWMSDSRLHFTQGTMGMPDLNTGDSRVQAYVANYLDELIDCGVDGFRFDAAKHIETPDDDPSFASDFWPNVLGEAESHYKAVTGDDLYVYGEVLNTVGDNFSIDSYTKYMTVTDNSAGNHLLEAFRNNNVGTLSMDYAPEVSLLWAESHDTFMNESSRYASDKSIVRTWAMVANKDNASALFFARPYASAEILENDQDGCMKSNLAVTLVQAQMGECETYVWASKEIAAINHFNNRMKDQSDEMGSDGNVAYCKRGNGIVLASFNGAGTISMSSHGLADGTYTDEVSRNTFTVSGGVLRGTITSEYGIAVIYQNVMDNPSTNYPVQITCDKAGGTTFYTDGLEVTLSESYANSASYRASTGEAGTFSGTCAVTIGQGLKAGESVTLTVTASNSKGTQTKTYTFYRDEYDLTDCIFFENTNDWDNVTAYLWNDEGTTVATNASWPGEAMYACDTKNCIYALKIDTSAGYNKVIFSNKGASQTADLAFGEVGYLYHPSTGTWTEYVADTVKTPMITASEDSKKFTDSITVTYTVENAASATISVNGKEETFTDSITKTLTESSTVVITAVNEKKSATKEFTYTKVEPVETTTVYLNIAACSWFTNDKAVPAIKTDEDETYTQMSSFVNAAGETIYTAKISGDATKATVVRMLPSGNVYNAVTFSVNQGKDYFTGDSNWSQVTASKYEEPEEAEMITVYFVNNYEWGSVYAYAWGGSVTTSTWLGDAMEYVGTNASNQKIYKISIAGDSTGLIFNNGAGSQTVDITSGISDGTSYMLSGSGSKLSVVAGTYQK is encoded by the coding sequence ATGAAAAAACAGGAGAGAACAGCTTTACGGGCAGGAGCATGGTTGGCAGTGTTTGCACTTGGCATCGCATCAGCTCCGGTAGGTTATGCTCCACTACAGGCAGAGGCTGCAACATTACAGCAAAAGTACGAGTTACTAGATGATGTGCAGGACTCTGCCATTTTGCATTGTTGGAACTGGTCGTATCAGACGATTGAGGAGAACATGCAGCTGATTGCGGAATGTGGGTATTCTGCAATACAGACATCACCATGTACACAGCCGAAAGATTACACTTATGACGGTGTGGTCGGAACGGATGTCGGAACACCTGGGGTTGGTGGTTCCGGAAACTGGTGGAAACTGTACCAGCCGGTTACGTTTTCTGTCTGCGATAACGGACAGACATGGCTTGGCACAAAAGAGGAATTGGAATCCATGTGTGAAAAGGCAGAAGAGTACGGCATTAAGGTAATTGTGGATGTCGTTACCAATCACATGGGAAATATTAAGGGTTGGCAGAATTCATTGAGTGATGTTTCCCCGCAGGTTGGAACATATTGGAATGAAGATATGTTGACGGATGAGTCATACTGGCACATCAACGATTATCAGACCTGGATGAGTGACAGCAGACTTCATTTCACACAGGGAACCATGGGAATGCCGGACTTAAATACCGGGGACAGCCGTGTGCAGGCCTATGTTGCCAATTACTTAGACGAGCTGATTGACTGTGGCGTGGACGGATTCCGTTTTGATGCGGCGAAACACATCGAGACTCCGGACGATGATCCTTCGTTTGCAAGTGATTTCTGGCCGAATGTATTAGGGGAAGCCGAGTCACATTATAAAGCAGTCACCGGGGATGATTTGTATGTATACGGAGAAGTGTTAAATACAGTTGGGGATAATTTCAGCATTGACTCCTACACCAAATATATGACAGTGACAGACAACTCCGCCGGAAATCATTTGTTAGAAGCATTCCGAAACAATAATGTGGGAACGTTAAGCATGGATTATGCGCCGGAAGTCTCTCTTTTATGGGCAGAATCGCATGATACTTTTATGAATGAATCCTCCCGGTATGCATCCGATAAGTCGATTGTCAGAACCTGGGCGATGGTGGCAAATAAAGACAATGCATCCGCACTGTTTTTTGCAAGACCGTACGCATCCGCAGAGATTCTGGAAAATGATCAGGATGGCTGTATGAAGAGCAATCTTGCAGTGACACTGGTGCAGGCGCAGATGGGCGAATGTGAAACTTACGTGTGGGCAAGCAAGGAAATTGCGGCAATCAACCATTTCAACAACCGTATGAAAGACCAGTCGGATGAGATGGGCTCCGATGGAAATGTTGCGTACTGCAAACGTGGAAACGGAATTGTGCTGGCAAGTTTTAACGGAGCAGGAACCATCAGTATGTCGTCACACGGATTAGCAGATGGCACCTATACGGATGAGGTATCGCGCAATACATTTACCGTTTCCGGTGGAGTGCTTCGTGGAACGATAACCAGTGAGTATGGAATCGCAGTCATCTACCAGAATGTTATGGACAATCCATCCACAAACTATCCGGTTCAGATTACCTGTGACAAGGCAGGTGGCACAACATTTTACACAGATGGATTAGAGGTTACACTCTCAGAATCCTATGCTAACAGTGCTTCTTATCGTGCGTCGACAGGGGAGGCTGGAACTTTTTCCGGAACTTGCGCTGTCACCATCGGACAGGGATTAAAGGCTGGGGAGAGCGTTACGTTAACGGTTACGGCATCAAACAGCAAAGGAACACAGACGAAGACCTATACCTTTTACAGGGATGAATATGATCTGACAGACTGCATCTTTTTTGAAAATACGAATGACTGGGATAACGTGACGGCATACTTATGGAACGATGAGGGAACGACTGTTGCCACAAATGCATCCTGGCCTGGAGAAGCGATGTATGCGTGTGATACAAAAAATTGTATTTATGCATTAAAAATAGATACATCTGCCGGTTACAATAAGGTCATTTTCAGCAACAAAGGGGCATCGCAGACAGCAGACCTTGCGTTTGGAGAAGTTGGTTATCTGTATCATCCGTCGACTGGAACCTGGACAGAATATGTGGCAGATACGGTAAAGACGCCAATGATTACGGCAAGTGAGGATTCCAAGAAATTTACAGACAGCATCACCGTAACCTATACGGTAGAAAATGCGGCATCGGCTACGATTTCTGTAAATGGCAAGGAGGAGACGTTTACCGACTCCATCACCAAGACTCTGACGGAGAGCAGTACCGTTGTAATTACAGCTGTAAATGAAAAGAAATCGGCAACAAAAGAATTTACTTACACCAAGGTAGAGCCGGTGGAGACGACAACCGTATACTTAAATATTGCAGCCTGCAGCTGGTTTACCAACGATAAGGCTGTTCCTGCAATCAAAACAGACGAGGATGAGACGTATACACAGATGTCATCGTTTGTGAATGCAGCAGGCGAGACGATTTACACAGCAAAAATCAGTGGAGATGCAACAAAAGCAACGGTAGTTCGAATGCTGCCAAGTGGAAACGTTTACAATGCGGTAACGTTTTCGGTAAATCAGGGAAAGGATTACTTTACCGGCGACAGTAACTGGTCACAGGTGACGGCTTCTAAGTACGAGGAACCGGAAGAAGCTGAGATGATAACGGTTTATTTTGTAAATAACTATGAGTGGGGCAGCGTCTACGCCTACGCCTGGGGCGGCAGTGTGACAACATCGACATGGCTGGGAGATGCAATGGAATATGTAGGCACGAATGCGTCCAACCAGAAAATTTATAAGATTTCCATTGCCGGCGACAGCACAGGATTGATTTTTAACAATGGGGCAGGAAGCCAGACAGTGGATATTACAAGCGGAATTTCGGATGGAACCAGCTATATGTTAAGTGGCTCTGGAAGTAAACTTAGCGTTGTGGCAGGCACATATCAGAAGTAG
- a CDS encoding 3'-5' exonuclease: protein MNELPGITREDEEKRLAYVIDIAQKNLERNQQGVAKLKQDLHELLETYGAKDVEALSMWNNTVVLLEETKTDLVRSEKARKKPYFGRIDFTDETLKKKESYYIGRVGIAKDITNLEVIDWRAPIATVYYENALGPCKYSVKNEGTYQIDLSRKRTYEIEQDTLKDFYDSDVVANDELLTKYLAKNKKAVLGEIIATIQQEQNTIIRKSPKQNIIVQGVAGSGKTTVAMHRISYILYNYEEEYRPEDFYIVGSNRILLNYITSVLPDLDVYGIRQMTMEQLFTRLLYEDWDEVSMKIRHLEKGDMTAAEKGSFSWFHDLEKFCNELEWETIPREDIVINRAEYGIHAAENKKRKLVQKQVLLSKEAIETYLKENPQVSMQNKILMLNERLMAKVQNEIMGKEIGYMPEDKKEIQKQFRFFFGPKLWKGSIFELYEDFLNLQDVRGKVVPYVKNEFDVYDLAALAYLYKRIKETEEVREASHVVIDEAQDFGMMAYAVLKYCMRVGCTFTIMGDVSQNISFGYGLNDWEELKEHFLTGTYDSFNLLKKSYRNTIEISDFATNILKHGTFPIYPVEPILRHGNSVRIEQCEDDAELEKEVAAAIRKWQKKGLETIAVICRDEKEATAVAKRLKKKVKLLDSNLETTEFSSGVMVLPVTYTKGLEFDAVILYDPDEEKYPSDNGHVKLLYVAATRALHELAIFHKGNLTGIIRDPVPEGRRVEMLPEETKRPEKKEDKKASKQESASKLLDADGKKALERAQKPRTEVGPRKIELSDCQKIQKSQKVEMVRPGGAKTSAKNQELLKKRREEQAKKAAVKNNSITAKTGSPQEEEKNLSPYKFGDIPDQSKLRPMGHSKADCAIRWGKKAKDYVDLASAYGTLRITPVTPEIVRISFQKSQLAEFSDCKSIALLQGSVKWNFKESKDAFELATEKLLVRVEKKVGAVQFFTRDGKKLLSENAKEPRLLGQGMKNQSYVFFDWEKNEKLWAKGLLDDDLIKMNLSAKYISYGNRALRLPCLLSEKGYGLTFAAKDAVMCCDISVYGTYVMTEEMPQTDYYFMYGGSAGASRELYKLLTGKIK from the coding sequence ATGAATGAATTACCTGGAATCACAAGAGAAGACGAAGAAAAAAGACTGGCGTATGTCATTGACATTGCGCAAAAGAATCTGGAACGGAATCAGCAAGGGGTTGCGAAATTAAAGCAAGACTTGCACGAATTGTTGGAAACCTATGGAGCAAAGGACGTTGAGGCGTTATCCATGTGGAACAACACGGTGGTTTTGTTAGAGGAGACTAAGACCGACCTGGTTCGAAGCGAGAAGGCAAGGAAGAAACCGTATTTTGGAAGAATTGATTTTACCGATGAGACGTTAAAAAAGAAGGAATCCTATTACATAGGAAGAGTTGGAATCGCAAAGGATATTACGAATCTTGAGGTAATCGACTGGCGTGCACCAATCGCAACGGTTTATTATGAAAATGCGCTCGGTCCTTGCAAGTACAGCGTGAAGAACGAGGGAACGTATCAGATTGATTTATCCAGAAAAAGAACGTATGAGATTGAACAGGATACGTTAAAAGATTTTTACGATTCGGATGTTGTCGCAAATGACGAACTTTTAACAAAGTATTTAGCAAAAAATAAAAAAGCGGTACTTGGTGAAATTATTGCGACCATTCAACAGGAACAAAATACCATTATCCGAAAATCCCCGAAACAAAATATTATCGTGCAAGGTGTTGCGGGTTCTGGAAAGACGACCGTTGCCATGCACCGGATTTCCTATATTTTGTATAACTATGAAGAGGAGTACCGGCCAGAAGATTTTTATATCGTGGGCAGTAACCGCATTTTACTAAATTATATCACCAGTGTTTTGCCGGATTTAGATGTCTATGGAATCAGGCAGATGACGATGGAGCAGCTTTTTACCAGACTTTTATATGAAGACTGGGATGAGGTCTCGATGAAAATCAGGCACCTTGAAAAAGGTGATATGACGGCGGCCGAAAAAGGAAGCTTTTCCTGGTTTCATGATTTGGAAAAATTCTGTAACGAGCTGGAATGGGAAACGATTCCAAGAGAAGATATTGTCATCAACCGCGCAGAATATGGTATTCACGCGGCCGAAAATAAGAAACGGAAATTAGTCCAAAAGCAGGTCCTTTTGTCAAAAGAAGCCATTGAAACCTATCTTAAGGAAAATCCGCAGGTTTCCATGCAAAATAAGATTTTAATGCTCAATGAGCGTCTTATGGCAAAGGTGCAAAATGAAATCATGGGAAAAGAGATTGGCTACATGCCGGAGGATAAAAAAGAAATTCAAAAACAGTTTCGCTTTTTCTTTGGACCGAAGTTGTGGAAGGGTTCTATTTTTGAATTATACGAAGACTTTTTAAATTTACAGGATGTCCGTGGAAAAGTGGTTCCCTATGTAAAAAATGAGTTTGATGTCTATGATTTAGCAGCGCTTGCTTACCTCTATAAAAGAATCAAGGAGACGGAAGAGGTCAGGGAAGCCAGCCATGTCGTCATTGATGAGGCGCAGGACTTTGGCATGATGGCGTATGCAGTTTTGAAATACTGTATGCGTGTGGGATGCACGTTTACCATCATGGGTGATGTATCCCAGAACATCAGTTTTGGCTACGGTTTAAATGACTGGGAAGAGTTAAAAGAGCATTTTTTAACCGGAACCTATGACAGTTTCAATCTGTTAAAGAAAAGCTATCGAAACACAATTGAAATATCCGATTTTGCCACGAATATTTTAAAACACGGAACCTTTCCAATTTATCCGGTTGAACCGATTTTGCGTCATGGCAACTCTGTGCGTATTGAGCAATGCGAGGATGACGCAGAATTAGAAAAAGAGGTCGCGGCCGCCATTCGAAAATGGCAGAAAAAGGGCTTGGAAACGATTGCGGTAATCTGCCGGGACGAAAAAGAGGCGACAGCGGTCGCAAAGAGATTGAAAAAGAAAGTGAAACTGCTTGACAGCAACCTGGAAACTACGGAATTTAGCAGCGGAGTCATGGTGCTTCCGGTCACTTACACCAAGGGATTAGAGTTTGATGCGGTCATTCTTTATGACCCGGATGAAGAAAAATATCCATCGGATAACGGTCATGTAAAACTTTTGTATGTAGCGGCAACACGAGCGCTTCATGAACTCGCAATCTTCCACAAAGGAAACTTAACTGGAATCATCAGAGATCCGGTTCCAGAGGGAAGACGTGTCGAGATGCTGCCGGAGGAGACGAAGCGTCCAGAAAAGAAGGAAGACAAGAAAGCATCCAAACAAGAAAGTGCTTCTAAATTATTGGATGCAGATGGCAAAAAAGCTTTGGAAAGAGCGCAAAAACCGCGCACCGAGGTTGGCCCACGAAAGATTGAACTTTCCGACTGCCAGAAGATACAAAAATCACAAAAGGTAGAAATGGTTCGCCCAGGAGGAGCGAAAACTTCTGCCAAAAACCAGGAACTTTTGAAAAAACGAAGAGAAGAGCAGGCAAAAAAAGCAGCTGTAAAGAACAATAGCATTACGGCAAAAACAGGAAGCCCACAGGAAGAAGAGAAAAATCTATCTCCATACAAGTTCGGTGATATTCCAGATCAGAGCAAACTTCGCCCGATGGGGCACAGCAAAGCAGATTGCGCAATTCGCTGGGGCAAAAAGGCAAAAGATTATGTGGATTTGGCAAGTGCTTATGGAACGCTTCGCATCACACCGGTTACGCCGGAAATTGTCCGTATCAGTTTTCAAAAATCACAGTTAGCGGAGTTCTCGGATTGTAAGAGCATTGCACTTTTGCAAGGAAGTGTGAAATGGAATTTCAAAGAGTCGAAGGATGCGTTTGAGCTTGCGACAGAGAAACTTCTTGTGCGTGTGGAAAAGAAAGTCGGAGCAGTGCAGTTTTTTACAAGAGATGGAAAGAAACTTCTGTCCGAAAATGCCAAAGAACCAAGACTGTTAGGCCAGGGCATGAAAAATCAAAGCTATGTCTTTTTTGACTGGGAAAAGAATGAAAAGCTTTGGGCGAAAGGTCTTTTAGACGATGATTTAATCAAGATGAATCTTTCTGCAAAATATATTTCTTACGGGAACCGTGCGCTGCGTCTGCCATGCCTGCTATCGGAAAAAGGATATGGACTCACATTCGCTGCAAAAGATGCGGTGATGTGCTGTGATATTTCGGTATATGGAACCTATGTGATGACAGAGGAGATGCCACAGACCGATTACTATTTCATGTACGGCGGTAGTGCAGGAGCATCCAGAGAACTTTACAAGCTTTTAACGGGGAAAATAAAATGA
- a CDS encoding ABC-ATPase domain-containing protein gives MQSDRELREQLRNIDHKSYPLYKSLKGSYRFPKYVLCIDHVQGDPFAAPSDVRVVVEIKNAGFPEFTRKDSLTRETLADILLREFARQIHAFTFKAKGSGKSGLISVSQPGQEVLKRTACEVGAKEITMRFSVGFPANGRTINARELEKIVFEYLPVCVEKALYYQSLDAKRVKEAIDLAEDQQAIREKLSDMGLVAFVANGSILPRESGISSRPMKGAKEFISPKSLEVTMELPHKGTIKGMGIRKGITLIVGGGYHGKSTILTALELGVYNHIAGDGREYVIADDTAVKLRSEDGRFIKNVDISMFINDLPSGTDTHDFSTMDASGSTSQAAGIVESIEAGSHLFLLDEDTSATNFMVRDAFMQKVVSPDKEPITPFLARARDLYENLEISTILVAGSSGAFFHIADTVIQMDCYEPIDITEKAKTLCKEFPISEEETKPFVKPDSHRIMEKDKDGATKRRDYRSGAVKKDAPERLKVKTMGVDGFAIGKQNVDLRYQEQLIDSEQTAALGLLLKYAVEHLVDGKRTIAEVVELLQKKLDEDGMKFAAERGEISGGYAVPRKQELFACINRYRV, from the coding sequence ATGCAATCAGATAGAGAATTAAGAGAACAGTTACGAAATATAGATCATAAAAGTTACCCGCTTTACAAGTCATTAAAGGGAAGTTATCGTTTTCCGAAGTATGTTTTGTGCATTGATCATGTGCAGGGAGATCCATTTGCGGCACCATCGGATGTGCGCGTCGTGGTAGAGATAAAAAATGCCGGATTCCCGGAATTTACAAGAAAGGATTCCCTGACAAGAGAGACACTTGCGGATATCCTTTTACGTGAGTTTGCAAGGCAGATTCATGCATTTACGTTTAAGGCGAAAGGCTCTGGAAAAAGTGGACTGATTTCCGTTTCACAGCCAGGACAGGAAGTGCTGAAAAGAACGGCATGTGAAGTAGGAGCCAAAGAAATTACGATGCGTTTTTCGGTTGGGTTTCCGGCAAATGGTCGAACCATCAATGCAAGAGAACTGGAAAAGATAGTATTTGAATATCTTCCGGTGTGCGTGGAAAAAGCACTTTATTACCAAAGCCTGGATGCAAAACGTGTGAAGGAAGCAATTGACCTTGCAGAGGATCAACAGGCGATTCGAGAGAAACTTAGCGATATGGGACTTGTGGCATTTGTTGCGAACGGTTCGATTCTGCCCCGCGAGAGTGGAATCTCATCGCGCCCGATGAAAGGTGCAAAAGAGTTCATTTCTCCGAAATCATTAGAAGTAACCATGGAACTTCCACACAAGGGAACCATCAAAGGTATGGGCATTCGAAAAGGAATCACTTTGATTGTAGGTGGCGGTTATCATGGTAAGTCCACAATTCTTACGGCACTAGAACTTGGTGTATACAATCACATTGCAGGCGATGGAAGGGAATATGTGATTGCCGATGACACAGCAGTGAAACTTCGCTCAGAGGATGGACGTTTCATCAAAAATGTTGATATTTCAATGTTTATCAATGATCTTCCAAGCGGCACGGACACACACGATTTTTCCACAATGGATGCCAGTGGAAGCACGTCGCAGGCAGCAGGAATTGTAGAAAGCATCGAGGCAGGCAGCCATCTTTTCCTGTTAGATGAAGATACCTCCGCAACGAATTTCATGGTGCGTGATGCTTTTATGCAAAAGGTTGTCAGCCCGGATAAAGAGCCAATCACACCATTTCTTGCAAGAGCAAGAGATTTGTATGAAAATTTAGAAATTTCAACGATTCTTGTGGCGGGAAGCTCCGGAGCCTTTTTCCACATTGCAGATACGGTCATTCAGATGGATTGCTACGAGCCGATTGATATCACAGAAAAAGCGAAGACGCTCTGCAAAGAATTCCCAATTTCAGAAGAAGAGACCAAACCATTCGTGAAACCAGACAGTCATCGCATCATGGAAAAAGATAAAGATGGTGCGACAAAACGCCGTGATTACCGCAGTGGAGCCGTGAAAAAAGACGCACCAGAGCGGCTGAAGGTAAAGACAATGGGAGTAGATGGTTTTGCCATCGGGAAACAGAATGTGGATTTGCGCTATCAGGAGCAGCTGATTGACAGTGAACAGACCGCGGCATTAGGTCTTTTGCTAAAATATGCAGTTGAGCATCTCGTAGATGGGAAAAGAACGATTGCTGAGGTTGTAGAATTGTTACAGAAAAAATTGGACGAAGACGGAATGAAATTTGCAGCAGAGCGTGGAGAGATATCCGGGGGATATGCAGTTCCGCGGAAACAGGAGCTGTTTGCCTGCATTAATCGGTATCGGGTGTAG
- a CDS encoding HNH endonuclease domain-containing protein — MVTEYKLRLGPCNTTDNLEEVVKYIFSTTKISSTAKKGTVIQYLETCDDPVIQRYKKNLIVNVPYCLQSPFYTSIKNLGRSKINEINTQKHLLYYFVSAEGTNSQLEMNEEWVSYLIHNRDILRDWVKYNLIGYLQDRNPSVPGIVEKIIKPEKRDLRRVREYWKTIIEIEPGITEIYEKTVMKDKEISIDHFVPWQYVAHDELWNLSPTTKNINSQKGNQLPNFKDYFGKLSSLEYRAYKASYKYENVKEKYKICLDHHVNNLDVRSSLYQADLDQSMFETRLFNIIKPVYDSARLSGFTEWIH, encoded by the coding sequence ATGGTTACAGAATATAAGCTGCGTTTAGGACCATGTAATACGACAGACAATCTGGAAGAGGTAGTGAAATATATTTTTTCTACCACGAAAATATCGTCTACGGCAAAAAAAGGAACCGTGATTCAGTATCTGGAAACGTGTGATGACCCCGTAATTCAAAGGTATAAGAAGAACTTAATTGTGAATGTGCCATATTGTTTACAGAGTCCATTTTATACCTCGATTAAGAATCTGGGACGTTCAAAAATTAATGAAATAAACACACAGAAGCATTTGCTTTATTATTTTGTGTCGGCTGAAGGAACAAACTCACAATTAGAGATGAATGAAGAGTGGGTGAGTTATCTGATTCACAACAGGGATATATTACGAGACTGGGTAAAATATAATCTTATAGGTTATTTACAGGATAGGAATCCAAGTGTGCCGGGAATCGTGGAAAAAATAATAAAGCCTGAGAAACGTGATTTGAGAAGAGTAAGGGAATATTGGAAGACGATAATTGAAATCGAGCCTGGCATAACGGAAATATATGAGAAAACGGTTATGAAGGATAAGGAGATAAGCATAGATCATTTTGTGCCATGGCAGTATGTGGCACATGATGAGCTGTGGAATCTGAGTCCGACAACGAAGAACATAAACAGTCAAAAAGGCAATCAGTTACCAAATTTTAAGGATTATTTTGGAAAATTGTCATCACTGGAATATCGGGCATACAAAGCTTCCTATAAGTATGAAAATGTAAAAGAGAAATATAAAATCTGTTTAGATCATCATGTTAATAATCTGGATGTAAGAAGTAGTTTATATCAGGCAGATTTAGACCAATCAATGTTT